Proteins from a single region of Ensifer adhaerens:
- a CDS encoding rhodanese-like domain-containing protein gives MGEDHAERRLVAILAVDIVGYSRLIEANEAGTLAALKALRSEVFDPLVAEYHGRTVKLMGDGAIMEFGSVVDAVLCAVALQKEVAARQADILPEQRLLFRMGVNLGDVVVEGDDLLGDGVNVAARLEQICESGGVFISGTAFDHLQGKLELPLEFIGEQHVKNIARAVRTYRVRFDGNTRRSQFKIQRLRSWGSLAAVALVLLAAFLAIWLNQWKAGAETASIARMALPLPDKPSIAVLPFDNLSSDPEQVYFADGITEDLITDLSKLPTIFVIARNSTFAYKGKPTKVQQVAEELGVRYVLEGSVRRQGDQVRINAQLIDALGGHHLWAERYDGAMSDIFTLQDKVIGEIVSALAVEFTMVERAQSEQAETSSPQAYDALLQGWDHLRADSEDETLKAIPLFEKAIELDPDYSRAHAALASANWRIAVSNWESANLGFQRAMERVDQHLALAMRKPNSLAYAISAEVLARQGQYAEAFAKISHAMELDPNDPENHISKARILNATGRAPEAEREVQQAMRVDPQYPPSYLRVLAISQFHQEKYADGVKSLERLVTWQSDVAEDYATLVSSLGHLGQTDGVQENIEKYNALVVPAGFSPLTVQELGWYWYGDIFNYDRTYRERLQEGLRKAGVPEGAGTDISYDEYARLMNKSNGEYNVKGTTKIDAPTAKRLHDRGVKFVDVRTTLSFNRGHAPGAINLSVVEVLAKDTLSKAVSKDEEVIFSCHGKYCGDSAYASAKALVWGFENVYHFAGGFPAWEDAHYPVETTPAH, from the coding sequence ATGGGAGAGGACCATGCTGAGCGGCGGCTGGTTGCAATTCTCGCCGTCGACATTGTTGGTTATTCGCGACTTATCGAAGCTAACGAGGCCGGTACGCTTGCCGCGCTGAAGGCGTTGCGCTCCGAAGTCTTCGACCCATTGGTGGCGGAATATCACGGCCGCACAGTGAAGCTCATGGGCGATGGCGCGATCATGGAATTCGGCTCTGTCGTCGATGCTGTCCTATGCGCCGTGGCCTTGCAAAAAGAGGTTGCCGCGCGCCAGGCGGATATCCTGCCCGAACAGCGCCTTCTCTTCCGCATGGGCGTCAATCTCGGCGATGTTGTCGTGGAGGGCGATGATTTGCTGGGCGATGGGGTCAACGTTGCCGCGCGCCTGGAGCAGATATGTGAGTCTGGCGGCGTTTTCATATCCGGTACGGCTTTCGATCATTTGCAAGGCAAGCTCGAACTGCCGCTTGAATTTATCGGCGAACAGCATGTCAAGAACATCGCGCGCGCCGTACGCACCTATCGCGTGCGCTTCGATGGAAACACCAGGCGTTCGCAGTTCAAAATCCAGCGCCTTCGCAGTTGGGGATCGCTCGCGGCAGTGGCTCTCGTTCTGCTGGCTGCCTTCCTTGCCATTTGGCTAAATCAGTGGAAGGCGGGTGCGGAAACGGCATCGATTGCGCGCATGGCACTTCCCCTACCTGACAAGCCGTCAATTGCGGTCCTGCCGTTCGACAATCTCAGTTCCGATCCAGAGCAGGTCTACTTCGCCGACGGCATAACCGAAGATTTGATCACAGACCTTTCAAAACTGCCCACCATCTTCGTTATCGCCCGGAACTCCACCTTCGCCTACAAGGGAAAACCCACCAAGGTGCAGCAGGTGGCCGAAGAACTCGGCGTCCGATATGTGTTGGAAGGCAGTGTGCGTCGCCAGGGCGACCAGGTCCGTATCAACGCACAGCTCATAGACGCGCTCGGTGGCCATCATCTATGGGCGGAACGCTATGACGGCGCGATGAGCGACATCTTTACACTTCAGGACAAGGTCATCGGCGAGATTGTGTCTGCACTCGCAGTCGAGTTCACAATGGTGGAGCGAGCCCAGTCCGAGCAGGCGGAGACGAGCAGCCCGCAGGCTTACGACGCTCTTCTGCAGGGCTGGGATCATCTGCGTGCCGACAGCGAGGATGAAACCCTCAAGGCAATCCCCCTTTTCGAGAAAGCAATCGAGCTTGACCCCGATTACAGCCGCGCTCATGCGGCGCTCGCTTCGGCGAATTGGAGAATTGCTGTTTCCAACTGGGAATCCGCCAATCTTGGCTTCCAGAGGGCGATGGAACGTGTGGATCAGCACCTGGCCTTGGCGATGCGGAAGCCCAATTCGCTCGCCTATGCGATCTCCGCTGAGGTGCTGGCAAGGCAGGGCCAGTATGCGGAAGCCTTTGCCAAAATCAGTCATGCGATGGAACTCGATCCCAACGATCCCGAAAATCACATCAGCAAAGCACGAATTTTGAACGCCACGGGCCGTGCTCCGGAGGCCGAACGCGAAGTGCAACAGGCTATGCGTGTCGACCCACAGTATCCGCCGAGCTATCTCAGGGTTCTTGCGATTTCACAGTTCCACCAGGAGAAATATGCGGACGGGGTGAAGAGCCTCGAACGCCTGGTGACCTGGCAATCCGACGTGGCCGAAGACTACGCCACGCTGGTGTCAAGTCTCGGCCACCTCGGACAGACTGATGGCGTTCAGGAAAACATCGAAAAATACAACGCGCTCGTTGTTCCCGCTGGCTTCTCGCCACTCACGGTTCAGGAGTTGGGATGGTACTGGTACGGCGACATCTTCAATTACGACAGGACCTATCGTGAGCGCCTGCAGGAAGGGTTGCGCAAGGCGGGAGTGCCGGAGGGAGCCGGCACGGATATTTCGTATGACGAATACGCCCGCCTGATGAACAAGAGCAACGGGGAATACAACGTCAAGGGAACCACGAAAATAGACGCCCCGACGGCCAAGCGACTGCACGATCGCGGCGTCAAGTTCGTTGATGTGCGCACCACTCTGAGCTTCAATCGCGGGCATGCGCCCGGCGCTATCAACCTGTCGGTTGTCGAAGTTTTGGCGAAAGACACGCTCTCGAAAGCCGTGAGCAAGGATGAGGAAGTCATCTTCTCTTGCCATGGTAAGTATTGTGGAGATTCCGCCTACGCATCGGCCAAAGCTTTGGTCTGGGGATTCGAGAATGTTTATCATTTTGCCGGCGGTTTCCCTGCCTGGGAGGACGCGCACTACCCCGTAGAGACCACCCCGGCACATTAG
- a CDS encoding efflux RND transporter periplasmic adaptor subunit — MNKTMKTARAETAPRDETAPNVTFIPGAIKPVKRKRRSRSWLWLPVVLAVAGAGYYGWVRYGEEPATAAMVTDVVARGDIENAVTAVGTLDAVKSVDAGAQVSGQLKALHVEIGDKVTQDQLIAEIDPATIENRIEIDQAELANLQAQLISKKAQLVLKQANIDRQRNLVETKSVAQSTLDQAIADLAAAEADVNAIEAQIRKQQATLAGDKVDLGYTKIYAPMTGTIVANPAKEGQTLNANQTTPTIVTIADLSVMTVKAQVSEADVTRLKVGMDAYFTLLGQPGKRFVGKLRQIQPMPDTANNVVLYYALFDVPNPEGELMMSMSAQVFFVQAAAKDVLIVPSAALSHPAKGNGEATGQGSSRRNGQGSGQAGGAPGEGRKAEVTVVTAAGALEKRDVEVGIRNRVSAEIRSGLAEGEKVVVSTGSGSSSNARDGRSQRGMRMPPMF, encoded by the coding sequence ATGAACAAGACAATGAAGACGGCCCGGGCCGAAACGGCGCCGCGCGACGAGACGGCCCCCAACGTCACCTTCATTCCCGGCGCGATCAAGCCGGTGAAGCGCAAGCGCCGGAGCCGGTCCTGGCTTTGGCTGCCGGTCGTTCTCGCCGTTGCCGGTGCCGGCTACTACGGCTGGGTGCGCTATGGAGAGGAGCCGGCAACGGCTGCGATGGTGACCGACGTCGTCGCCCGCGGCGACATCGAAAACGCCGTCACCGCCGTCGGCACGCTCGATGCGGTCAAATCCGTCGATGCCGGCGCCCAGGTCTCCGGCCAGTTGAAGGCGCTGCATGTCGAGATCGGCGACAAGGTCACTCAAGATCAGCTGATCGCCGAGATCGACCCGGCAACCATCGAGAACCGCATCGAGATCGACCAGGCGGAGCTTGCCAACCTCCAGGCACAACTCATCTCCAAGAAGGCACAGCTGGTTCTGAAGCAGGCCAATATCGACCGCCAGCGCAACCTCGTCGAAACCAAGAGCGTGGCGCAATCGACGCTCGACCAGGCGATCGCCGATCTCGCCGCGGCCGAAGCCGACGTCAACGCCATCGAGGCGCAGATCCGCAAGCAGCAGGCGACGCTTGCCGGCGACAAGGTCGATCTCGGCTACACCAAGATCTATGCGCCGATGACCGGCACCATCGTCGCCAACCCGGCGAAGGAAGGCCAGACGCTGAACGCCAACCAGACGACCCCGACCATCGTCACCATCGCCGATCTCTCTGTCATGACGGTGAAGGCACAGGTTTCGGAAGCCGACGTGACCCGGCTGAAGGTCGGCATGGATGCCTATTTCACTCTGCTCGGCCAGCCGGGCAAGCGCTTCGTCGGCAAGCTCCGCCAGATCCAGCCGATGCCCGACACCGCCAACAACGTCGTGCTCTATTACGCCCTCTTCGACGTGCCCAATCCCGAAGGTGAGCTGATGATGTCGATGAGCGCGCAGGTGTTCTTCGTGCAGGCTGCCGCCAAGGACGTGCTGATCGTCCCGAGCGCTGCGCTCAGCCACCCGGCCAAGGGTAATGGTGAAGCGACCGGCCAGGGCAGCAGCCGACGTAACGGCCAGGGCAGTGGCCAGGCAGGCGGCGCACCGGGCGAAGGCCGCAAGGCTGAGGTCACCGTCGTCACCGCTGCAGGCGCGCTCGAAAAGCGTGACGTCGAAGTGGGTATCCGCAACCGCGTCAGCGCCGAAATCAGAAGCGGCCTCGCAGAAGGCGAGAAGGTCGTCGTCAGCACCGGCTCCGGCAGCAGCAGCAACGCCCGTGACGGCCGCAGCCAGCGCGGCATGCGCATGCCGCCGATGTTCTGA
- a CDS encoding MacB family efflux pump subunit yields the protein MSPLISLKHVSKTYFNGDLAVEVLHGLSLDIEAGEFVAIVGQSGSGKSTLMNILGCLDQPTGGDYLIDGESVAALDTDDLAALRRRTFGFVFQSYNLIPTASAKENVEVPAVYAGMSARDRHDRAEALLEALKLGERLDHRPNQLSGGQQQRVSIARALMNGGRVILADEPTGALDSQSGSDVMALLRDMNEQGHTVIVITHSREVAEQADRLIEIHDGRIVADRAKKARVNAEGAAALARHVSEGSAAIADVTEAVKMAFRALRANLFRTILTLLGIVIGVGSVVAMLAIGTGAQDSVLSRISSMGSDLLVVRPSMANFRGSAGGSNVTLVPADADAILEVPNVAFAVPELTSSVTLRRGNIDYQTTANGTVPQFTTAKSWQMAKGEFINQNDMDTYAPVAVLGQTVVKTLFPDGDNPIGQYVLVNKIPFQVIGVLAEMGATSFGNDQDDVVVVPLTTGSIRLFGQRNVRTITVQVKDGSAIDITQQTIQALLDQRHKRQDTQITNMSSVREAFTETSNTMKLFLGSVAAISLLVGGIGVMNIMLVSVSERTREIGVRMATGARQRDILLQFIIEALVVSLIGGTLGVLLGLGTGALAGQFGMPVSFTFGPVALAFACAFMTGLAFGFLPARNASRLQPAVALSAD from the coding sequence ATGTCCCCGCTCATCTCGCTCAAGCACGTCAGCAAGACCTATTTCAACGGCGATCTCGCCGTCGAGGTCCTGCATGGCCTCTCGCTCGATATCGAGGCGGGCGAGTTCGTGGCGATCGTCGGCCAGTCCGGCTCCGGCAAGTCGACGCTGATGAACATTCTCGGCTGCCTGGACCAGCCGACCGGCGGCGATTATCTGATCGATGGCGAAAGCGTCGCGGCTCTGGATACCGATGACCTGGCGGCACTGCGACGCCGCACCTTCGGTTTCGTCTTCCAGAGCTACAACCTCATCCCGACGGCGAGCGCCAAGGAAAATGTCGAAGTCCCGGCCGTCTATGCCGGCATGTCGGCCCGCGACCGGCACGACCGCGCCGAGGCGCTGCTCGAAGCGCTGAAGCTCGGCGAACGCCTCGACCATCGGCCGAACCAGCTCTCCGGCGGCCAGCAGCAGCGCGTCTCCATTGCCCGGGCGCTGATGAACGGAGGCCGGGTGATCCTTGCCGACGAACCGACCGGCGCCCTCGACAGCCAGAGCGGCTCGGACGTGATGGCGCTGCTTCGCGACATGAACGAACAGGGCCACACGGTCATCGTCATCACCCACTCGCGCGAGGTCGCCGAACAGGCCGACCGGCTGATCGAGATCCATGATGGCCGCATCGTCGCCGACCGCGCCAAGAAGGCCCGCGTCAACGCCGAAGGGGCGGCCGCCCTTGCCCGCCATGTGAGCGAAGGCTCGGCGGCGATCGCCGACGTCACCGAAGCCGTGAAGATGGCGTTCCGGGCGCTGAGGGCCAACCTCTTCCGCACCATCCTGACTCTGCTCGGCATCGTCATCGGCGTCGGCTCGGTCGTCGCGATGCTGGCGATCGGCACGGGCGCGCAGGATTCGGTGCTCAGCCGCATTTCCTCAATGGGATCGGACCTGCTCGTGGTGCGGCCCAGCATGGCGAATTTCCGCGGCAGCGCGGGGGGAAGCAACGTCACGCTGGTTCCAGCCGATGCGGATGCCATTCTGGAAGTGCCGAACGTCGCCTTTGCCGTTCCGGAACTGACGAGCAGCGTCACGCTTCGCCGCGGCAATATCGATTATCAGACGACCGCCAACGGCACCGTGCCGCAGTTCACCACGGCAAAGTCCTGGCAGATGGCCAAGGGCGAGTTCATCAACCAGAACGACATGGATACCTATGCGCCGGTCGCAGTCCTCGGCCAGACGGTGGTAAAGACGCTCTTTCCCGACGGCGACAACCCGATCGGGCAATATGTGCTCGTCAACAAGATCCCCTTCCAGGTGATCGGCGTGCTGGCGGAAATGGGCGCAACGTCTTTCGGCAACGACCAGGACGACGTCGTCGTGGTGCCGCTGACCACCGGCAGCATCCGCCTCTTCGGCCAGCGCAATGTGCGCACCATTACCGTGCAGGTGAAGGACGGTTCGGCGATCGACATCACCCAGCAGACGATCCAGGCGCTGCTCGACCAGCGCCACAAGCGCCAGGACACGCAGATCACCAACATGTCCTCCGTGCGCGAGGCTTTCACCGAGACCTCGAACACGATGAAGCTGTTCCTGGGCTCGGTCGCCGCCATCTCGCTGCTCGTCGGCGGTATCGGCGTGATGAACATCATGCTCGTTTCGGTCAGCGAGCGCACCCGCGAGATCGGCGTGCGCATGGCGACCGGCGCCCGCCAGCGCGACATCCTCTTACAGTTCATCATCGAGGCGCTGGTGGTCTCGCTGATCGGCGGCACGCTCGGCGTCCTGCTCGGGCTTGGCACAGGCGCGCTCGCCGGCCAGTTCGGCATGCCCGTATCCTTCACATTCGGCCCGGTGGCGCTTGCCTTTGCCTGCGCCTTCATGACCGGCCTCGCCTTCGGCTTCCTGCCCGCCCGCAACGCCTCGCGCCTGCAGCCGGCGGTGGCGCTGAGTGCGGACTAG
- a CDS encoding IS110 family transposase, which yields MKDDSVIFIGLDTSKLKLSVAIAEGERNGEVRFLGDISSEPASVESLVNKLSKRGAKLHFCYEAGPTGYGLYRQIVELGHDCVVVAPSLVPKRAGDRVKTNRRDAVSLARLHRAGELTAVWVPDEAHEAIRDLVRAREAASDALKQARQQLQSFLLRHGRIYTGRKPWTRAHISWLTRQAFDHPAHHILLAEYCQAIEDASVRLDRLTQLVVETAASWSMAPVVAAYQAMRGVAFMTAVTFVVEIGDVRRFDNPRQLMAYLGLVPSESSTGERVKRGGITKAGNTRVRRVLIEGAWTYRFPARVSPTIQARLDGLPRTVREIAWQGQVRLCARYRKLMAAGKPKVVAVTAIAREMAAFLWAIGQEVAPTAKI from the coding sequence ATGAAAGACGATAGCGTAATTTTCATCGGCTTGGATACGTCCAAGTTGAAGCTTTCAGTGGCCATTGCGGAAGGAGAACGCAACGGCGAGGTCCGGTTTTTAGGCGACATCTCTTCCGAACCGGCGTCTGTGGAATCGCTGGTCAACAAGCTATCCAAGCGCGGAGCCAAGCTTCACTTCTGCTATGAGGCTGGTCCCACGGGTTACGGCCTTTACCGTCAAATTGTCGAGCTGGGGCATGACTGCGTGGTGGTGGCACCGTCGCTGGTGCCCAAGCGAGCGGGCGACCGGGTGAAGACCAACCGCCGGGATGCTGTCAGCCTGGCGCGCTTGCACCGCGCGGGCGAGCTGACCGCGGTCTGGGTTCCAGATGAAGCTCATGAGGCGATCCGCGACCTGGTGCGGGCTCGCGAGGCAGCCAGCGATGCGCTGAAACAGGCGCGCCAGCAACTTCAGTCTTTCTTGTTGCGTCATGGCCGGATCTATACCGGCCGCAAACCATGGACGCGCGCCCATATAAGTTGGCTGACGCGCCAGGCCTTCGATCATCCCGCCCACCACATCCTGTTGGCGGAATATTGCCAGGCCATCGAGGATGCCAGCGTCCGTCTGGACCGGCTGACCCAGCTGGTGGTGGAGACCGCGGCATCCTGGTCGATGGCCCCGGTTGTGGCCGCCTACCAAGCGATGCGCGGCGTTGCATTCATGACGGCGGTCACCTTTGTCGTCGAAATCGGCGATGTCAGGCGCTTTGATAATCCCCGTCAGTTAATGGCGTATCTTGGTCTTGTGCCGTCGGAAAGCTCGACGGGCGAACGGGTCAAGCGTGGTGGGATCACCAAGGCAGGCAACACAAGGGTGCGTCGGGTCCTCATAGAAGGCGCCTGGACATATCGCTTCCCTGCACGTGTAAGCCCGACGATCCAAGCGCGGCTTGACGGATTACCAAGGACCGTTCGAGAAATTGCCTGGCAAGGCCAAGTGCGGCTTTGCGCGCGCTATCGCAAGCTGATGGCAGCAGGCAAGCCGAAGGTCGTCGCGGTTACCGCCATTGCCCGGGAGATGGCAGCTTTTCTTTGGGCGATTGGACAGGAGGTCGCTCCCACAGCAAAAATCTAA
- a CDS encoding Type 1 glutamine amidotransferase-like domain-containing protein — protein MPVHRHREVMLNLILYSDQIHPDCSAIDLRLVELLRERDAGNRIAYIASGPEPDRSFYLAARSYYGRYGLDLALFFDLDRPQSEDDIAALFACAAIHLSGGHTGSFLERLKCSGMLAPLRDFALSGSVLIGVSAGSILMGPTIATDAPFIGLKPEEITDGDALDLLPFEFFPHLSDEESYLPALMRYSTQTTSPILACNDSDGVVVTGSRIECLGNPVWLSGGAVTTPYEIELDGFSIVQM, from the coding sequence ATGCCCGTCCACCGCCACAGGGAAGTCATGCTCAACCTCATCCTCTACAGCGACCAGATCCACCCCGACTGTTCGGCGATCGACTTGAGGCTCGTGGAGTTGCTGAGAGAGCGCGACGCGGGCAATCGCATCGCCTATATCGCCTCTGGCCCGGAGCCGGACCGCAGCTTCTACCTGGCCGCCCGGTCCTATTACGGCCGATACGGCCTCGACCTCGCGCTGTTCTTCGATCTCGACCGGCCGCAGTCGGAAGACGATATCGCCGCGCTCTTTGCATGCGCCGCCATTCACCTGTCAGGCGGCCATACCGGCAGCTTTCTCGAGCGGCTGAAGTGCAGCGGCATGCTCGCACCGCTGCGCGACTTCGCGCTCTCCGGCAGCGTGCTGATCGGCGTCAGCGCCGGCTCCATCCTGATGGGGCCGACGATAGCAACCGATGCGCCCTTCATCGGCCTGAAGCCGGAGGAGATCACCGACGGCGATGCGCTCGATCTGCTGCCCTTCGAGTTCTTCCCACATCTGAGCGACGAAGAGAGCTACTTGCCCGCGCTCATGCGCTACAGCACCCAGACGACGAGCCCGATCCTTGCCTGCAACGACAGCGACGGTGTCGTCGTCACGGGCAGCCGGATTGAATGCCTGGGAAACCCAGTCTGGCTTTCGGGCGGAGCCGTAACGACGCCGTACGAGATCGAGCTCGACGGTTTTTCAATCGTGCAGATGTGA
- a CDS encoding nucleotidyltransferase family protein yields the protein MRQRAELQTILQKSLLLSPILDHWGRIALPNAFLVAGAIAQTVWNHAFGLPAAHGIGDIDIAYFDSDDLSAETEAGHATRIRGLFGDLPVAIDVKNEARVHLWYEEKFGAPLEPYGSSEEAIATFPTTATAVGIRPSSKGLDVYAPFGLDDLLAAIVRANKKQITREIYERKTDRWSALWPQLQIVSWDQQPN from the coding sequence ATGAGGCAGCGCGCAGAATTGCAGACTATCCTCCAGAAGAGCCTGCTCCTGTCTCCGATCCTCGATCATTGGGGCCGGATTGCCCTGCCCAACGCCTTCCTGGTAGCTGGCGCGATCGCGCAAACCGTCTGGAACCATGCGTTCGGCTTGCCTGCCGCACATGGGATCGGCGACATCGATATCGCTTATTTCGATAGTGATGACCTCTCCGCAGAAACGGAGGCAGGGCATGCGACGCGGATCAGAGGCCTGTTTGGCGATTTGCCTGTCGCAATCGACGTCAAGAACGAGGCGCGCGTGCATCTCTGGTACGAGGAGAAATTCGGCGCGCCGCTTGAACCCTACGGTTCGAGCGAAGAGGCCATCGCCACGTTCCCAACTACGGCAACAGCCGTCGGCATCCGCCCGTCATCTAAAGGTCTCGATGTGTATGCGCCCTTCGGGCTGGATGACCTGCTGGCAGCCATCGTGCGCGCCAACAAAAAGCAGATTACACGCGAGATATACGAACGGAAGACGGATCGATGGAGCGCCCTTTGGCCTCAGTTGCAGATCGTGAGCTGGGATCAACAGCCGAACTAA
- a CDS encoding DUF1127 domain-containing protein, with product MFREIGLYLVASPRSRYRQLQQLRELNAERLADVGISEGEAFFGRRKVARAPLLADARVTRHAEAARAGAM from the coding sequence ATGTTCAGGGAAATCGGGCTCTATCTCGTCGCCTCGCCGCGGTCGCGGTATCGGCAATTGCAGCAACTGCGTGAGCTCAATGCGGAGCGTCTCGCCGACGTCGGCATCTCCGAGGGCGAAGCGTTTTTCGGGCGGCGCAAGGTTGCGCGGGCGCCGCTGCTGGCAGATGCGAGGGTAACGCGCCATGCCGAAGCCGCGCGGGCAGGGGCGATGTAG
- a CDS encoding LysR family transcriptional regulator, with translation MSTLDLDYLKTFALVAELGSFSAAAERLGLTQPAISLQVRALEKQLGVRLVERVGRTARPSAAGEELLQHAGRIEAATNQAVEAVARHAKGVLGRVRLGTGATPCAFLLPPLLADLKRRFPDLDITVTTGNSADIVRAVDDNLLDIGLVTLPVTGRIFDIEPLFDERFVAIAPLGTELPESVTAQTLAKHPMIFYEPGANTRRITDDWLLSGGADVRPLMSFGSVDAIKEMVAAGLGAALVPEIALRAGDRERLEVRQVSPPFARRSALVLRRDKRLDRALRETLSALRTLANLDED, from the coding sequence ATGAGCACACTCGATCTCGACTATCTCAAGACCTTCGCGCTGGTGGCCGAACTCGGCAGCTTCTCGGCCGCCGCCGAACGTCTGGGGCTCACCCAGCCGGCGATCAGCCTGCAGGTGCGTGCGCTCGAAAAACAGCTCGGCGTGCGCCTGGTCGAGCGCGTCGGCCGCACCGCAAGGCCGAGTGCGGCAGGCGAAGAATTGCTTCAGCATGCCGGCCGCATCGAGGCCGCGACGAACCAGGCGGTCGAAGCGGTGGCGCGCCACGCCAAGGGCGTTCTCGGCCGCGTGCGACTCGGCACCGGCGCCACCCCATGCGCCTTCTTGCTGCCGCCGCTTCTGGCCGATCTCAAGCGCCGCTTTCCCGACCTCGACATTACCGTGACAACGGGCAACAGCGCCGACATCGTCCGCGCCGTCGACGACAACCTGCTCGATATCGGCCTCGTCACCCTTCCCGTGACCGGCCGTATTTTCGACATCGAGCCGCTCTTTGACGAGCGCTTCGTCGCGATCGCCCCATTGGGAACCGAACTGCCCGAAAGCGTGACCGCACAAACCCTGGCGAAACATCCGATGATCTTTTACGAACCCGGCGCCAACACCCGCCGGATCACCGATGATTGGCTGCTATCGGGCGGCGCCGACGTCAGGCCGCTCATGTCGTTCGGCAGCGTCGATGCGATCAAGGAAATGGTCGCCGCCGGCCTTGGTGCAGCCCTCGTGCCCGAGATCGCGCTTCGCGCCGGGGATCGCGAGCGGCTGGAGGTGCGGCAGGTGTCGCCGCCGTTCGCCCGCCGTTCCGCCCTCGTGCTTCGCCGCGACAAGCGGCTCGATCGCGCGCTGCGCGAGACGCTCTCCGCCTTGAGGACGCTGGCGAATCTGGATGAAGACTAA
- a CDS encoding GFA family protein: MLKTYKGSCHCGAVRIEADLDISAGTEKCNCTICVKMRLWCVAIRPEAFRLVAGEDALTDYRGRNPVAHHFFCSQCGVRPFERIDAPNMTNHTYYNINVACLDDVDIDELMAAPVTYCDGLNDNWGETPAEVRHL, from the coding sequence ATGCTGAAGACATACAAGGGGAGCTGTCACTGCGGTGCGGTGCGCATCGAGGCGGACCTCGACATCAGTGCCGGCACGGAAAAGTGCAATTGCACGATCTGCGTGAAGATGCGGCTCTGGTGCGTGGCGATCCGGCCCGAAGCCTTTCGCCTGGTCGCGGGCGAGGACGCGCTGACGGATTATCGCGGTCGCAACCCGGTCGCGCATCACTTCTTCTGCAGCCAGTGCGGCGTCAGGCCATTCGAGCGGATCGACGCGCCCAACATGACCAACCACACCTACTACAACATCAACGTCGCCTGCCTCGACGACGTCGATATCGACGAGCTGATGGCCGCGCCGGTGACCTATTGCGACGGGCTCAACGACAACTGGGGTGAGACGCCAGCTGAGGTGCGGCATCTCTAA
- a CDS encoding SDR family oxidoreductase, whose product MSMLENKIAIVTGASSGIGRAIAELFAAEGAKVVLNARSEAPLQAVVEAIRGKGGEAIAVSGDVTAEETHVRLVETAVSRFGGLDVAVNNAGAVHAMKPVAEITAVEWQQSLATNLTSAFLGARHQIPAMLTRGGGALVFTSTFVGTSVGIPGMAAYGAPKAGLMGLVKGITADYGAMGIRANALLPGGVDTPAGGSKENKEWAAGLHAMKRIAQPEEIAQAALFLSSPMASFVSGAALFADGGNAAVK is encoded by the coding sequence ATGTCCATGCTTGAAAACAAGATCGCAATCGTCACCGGTGCCTCGTCCGGTATCGGTCGCGCAATCGCCGAACTGTTTGCCGCCGAAGGCGCCAAGGTGGTTCTCAACGCCCGCAGCGAAGCGCCGCTTCAAGCCGTCGTCGAGGCGATCCGTGGCAAGGGCGGCGAAGCGATCGCCGTCAGCGGCGACGTCACCGCGGAGGAGACCCATGTCCGGCTGGTGGAAACGGCCGTCAGCCGCTTCGGTGGCCTCGATGTCGCCGTCAACAATGCCGGCGCCGTACACGCCATGAAGCCGGTCGCCGAGATCACCGCTGTCGAATGGCAGCAATCGCTTGCCACCAACCTCACCTCCGCCTTCCTCGGCGCCCGTCACCAGATCCCGGCCATGCTTACCCGCGGCGGCGGCGCGCTGGTCTTTACCTCCACCTTCGTCGGCACCAGCGTCGGCATTCCCGGCATGGCCGCCTATGGCGCCCCGAAGGCCGGTCTGATGGGGCTGGTGAAGGGCATTACCGCCGACTATGGCGCCATGGGCATCCGCGCCAACGCGCTCCTTCCGGGCGGCGTCGATACGCCGGCCGGCGGTAGCAAGGAGAACAAGGAATGGGCCGCCGGCCTGCACGCGATGAAGCGCATCGCTCAGCCGGAAGAGATCGCCCAGGCCGCCCTTTTCCTATCGAGCCCGATGGCAAGCTTCGTGTCGGGGGCAGCACTCTTTGCCGATGGCGGCAATGCCGCGGTGAAGTGA